A region of Onychomys torridus chromosome 10, mOncTor1.1, whole genome shotgun sequence DNA encodes the following proteins:
- the Clhc1 gene encoding clathrin heavy chain linker domain-containing protein 1 isoform X3: MENLKFWQQSPQRWYTTREEPFNLKQRMTLQESVNLDALNKYKRHLEDKYVKRKKAISTEYVPAQKKADLDEEMVVLLKRRDIAESLNKDLQFRHQRLQVISHTLTAWMKDNLRIPFEDIMEKIQKTNAIFGDEIIVDELFEDDPSKTKEAIIMLYYIERFNELISLGEYEKAACFAANSPRRILQNIGTMNKFKAIGKIRGKPLPLLLFFEAIFSTSQAFKRPINADLTLEGIKCGLSEKRLDLVTHWVTQEKLTFSEKAGDIIFAYGDQNTYQKPSCLALAQLIYNDCGLHKKALLCLCKQGQIHEAMEHIQQFKDFTSDDLIQLITVCPQIELITCLTQERNGKPPLLSFGLAVLHLFSVDMKKVVIKLLQEISKGGKDVVEHLLMSDSFCSLEKWQEIADICLQNGFENLFNDIMFILRSQAGVSEISEDDSINLMEHVFW; this comes from the exons ATGGAAAACTTAAAGTTTTGGCAGCAGAGCCCACAGCGTTGGTATACCACCAGAGAAGAGCCTTTCAACTTGAAGCAAA GGATGACTCTTCAAGAATCTGTCAATTTGGATGCTCTCAATAAATATAAGCGGCATCTTGAAGATAAATATGTAAAACGTAAGAAAGCTATATCAACAGAGTATGTACCAGCACAGAAGAAGGCTGACCTGGATGAAGAAATGGTTGTGTTACTAAAACGCCGAGATATAGCTGAGAGCCTGAACAAAGACCTGCAGTTTCG CCATCAAAGACTGCAGGTTATTTCACACACACTTACTGCATGGATGAAGGATAACTTAAGAATCCCATTTGAAGACATCATGGAGAAAATTCAGAAAACCAATGCAATCTTCG GTGATGAAATCATTGTTGATGAACTATTTGAAGATGACCCAAGCAAGACAAAAGAAGCTATAATTATGCTTTACTACATTGAAAG GTTCAATGAATTAATCTCTCTTGGTGAATATGAGAAGGCAGCTTGTTTTGCAGCAAACAGTCCAAGAAGAATTCTTCAAAATATTGGTACAATGAATAAATTTAAGG ctaTTGGAAAAATTAGAGGAAAGCCTCTCCCATTACTCTTGTTTTTTGAGGCTATATTTAGTACAAGTCAGGCTTTCAAACGTCCTATTAATGCTGACCTAACCCTGGAGGGAATCAAATGTGGACTATCTGAAAAACGGCTTGATTTAGTTACCCACTGGGTCACCCAGGAAAA GCTGACATTCTCTGAGAAGGCTGGGGATATTATTTTTGCTTATGGGGATCAGAACACATACCAGAAGCCAAGCTGTTTGGCTTTAGCTCAGCTCATCTACAATGACTGTGGTCTACACAAGAAAGCTCTTCTTTGCCTGTGTAAACAGGGTCAGATTCATGAGGCCATGGAACATATACAACAGTTCAAGGACTTTACTTCTG ATGACCTGATACAGCTAATAACAGTGTGTCCCCAAATTGAGTTAATTACATGTCTCACTCAAGAAAGGAATGGAAAACCACCACTTTTATCTTTCGGGCTTGCTGTCCTTCATCTGTTTTCTGTGGATATGAAAAAAGTTGTCATCAAGTTACTCCAGGAAATCAGTAAAGGTGGGAAAG atgtaGTAGAGCATCTTCTGATGAGTGATTCATTTTGCTCCTTGGAAAAGTGGCAGGAAATAGCAGATATCTGTTTACAAAATGGCTTTGAAAATTTGTTTAATGACATCATGTTCATTCTTCGATCCCAAGCTGGAGTTTCAGAAATTTCTGAAGATGATTCTATCAACTTAATGGAGCACGTTTTTTGGTAG
- the Clhc1 gene encoding clathrin heavy chain linker domain-containing protein 1 isoform X1 gives MSFQEVNKHAVLPPIISRSDKEFLESMQRYITTETERVGCNEEGPADEYYTIYRNVFDKVIDHVSAYKSILTSIKREYDAFIETIKKGRRTAYYLHGKLKVLAAEPTALVYHQRRAFQLEAKVRIIENNSTVIQLQIDEMKQLRAKYDKKEVKLCASTRQLWRPIPGMTLQESVNLDALNKYKRHLEDKYVKRKKAISTEYVPAQKKADLDEEMVVLLKRRDIAESLNKDLQFRHQRLQVISHTLTAWMKDNLRIPFEDIMEKIQKTNAIFGDEIIVDELFEDDPSKTKEAIIMLYYIERFNELISLGEYEKAACFAANSPRRILQNIGTMNKFKAIGKIRGKPLPLLLFFEAIFSTSQAFKRPINADLTLEGIKCGLSEKRLDLVTHWVTQEKLTFSEKAGDIIFAYGDQNTYQKPSCLALAQLIYNDCGLHKKALLCLCKQGQIHEAMEHIQQFKDFTSDDLIQLITVCPQIELITCLTQERNGKPPLLSFGLAVLHLFSVDMKKVVIKLLQEISKGGKDVVEHLLMSDSFCSLEKWQEIADICLQNGFENLFNDIMFILRSQAGVSEISEDDSINLMEHVFW, from the exons ATGTCATTCCAAGAAGTAAACAAACATGCAGTTCTCCCTCCTATCATTAGTAGAAGTGACAAGGAGTTTTTGGAAAGCATGCAAAGATACATAACTACAGAAACCGAAAGAGTGGGCTGCAATGAGGAAGGACCTGCTGATGAGTATTACACTATATACCGAAATGTTTTCGATAAG GTAATAGACCATGTCAGTGCATACAAGTCCATTCTTACTTCAATCAAAAGAGAATATGATGCCTttattgagacaataaagaaaggCCGAAGAACTGCTTATTATCTTCATGGAAAACTTAAAGTTTTGGCAGCAGAGCCCACAGCGTTGGTATACCACCAGAGAAGAGCCTTTCAACTTGAAGCAAA agtgagaattattgaaaataattccACAGTGATTCAGTTGCAAATAGATGAGATGAAACAGCTGAGAGCAAAGTATGACAAGAAAGAAGTGAAGCTCTGTGCTTCTACCAGGCAGCTCTGGAGACCAATCCCAG GGATGACTCTTCAAGAATCTGTCAATTTGGATGCTCTCAATAAATATAAGCGGCATCTTGAAGATAAATATGTAAAACGTAAGAAAGCTATATCAACAGAGTATGTACCAGCACAGAAGAAGGCTGACCTGGATGAAGAAATGGTTGTGTTACTAAAACGCCGAGATATAGCTGAGAGCCTGAACAAAGACCTGCAGTTTCG CCATCAAAGACTGCAGGTTATTTCACACACACTTACTGCATGGATGAAGGATAACTTAAGAATCCCATTTGAAGACATCATGGAGAAAATTCAGAAAACCAATGCAATCTTCG GTGATGAAATCATTGTTGATGAACTATTTGAAGATGACCCAAGCAAGACAAAAGAAGCTATAATTATGCTTTACTACATTGAAAG GTTCAATGAATTAATCTCTCTTGGTGAATATGAGAAGGCAGCTTGTTTTGCAGCAAACAGTCCAAGAAGAATTCTTCAAAATATTGGTACAATGAATAAATTTAAGG ctaTTGGAAAAATTAGAGGAAAGCCTCTCCCATTACTCTTGTTTTTTGAGGCTATATTTAGTACAAGTCAGGCTTTCAAACGTCCTATTAATGCTGACCTAACCCTGGAGGGAATCAAATGTGGACTATCTGAAAAACGGCTTGATTTAGTTACCCACTGGGTCACCCAGGAAAA GCTGACATTCTCTGAGAAGGCTGGGGATATTATTTTTGCTTATGGGGATCAGAACACATACCAGAAGCCAAGCTGTTTGGCTTTAGCTCAGCTCATCTACAATGACTGTGGTCTACACAAGAAAGCTCTTCTTTGCCTGTGTAAACAGGGTCAGATTCATGAGGCCATGGAACATATACAACAGTTCAAGGACTTTACTTCTG ATGACCTGATACAGCTAATAACAGTGTGTCCCCAAATTGAGTTAATTACATGTCTCACTCAAGAAAGGAATGGAAAACCACCACTTTTATCTTTCGGGCTTGCTGTCCTTCATCTGTTTTCTGTGGATATGAAAAAAGTTGTCATCAAGTTACTCCAGGAAATCAGTAAAGGTGGGAAAG atgtaGTAGAGCATCTTCTGATGAGTGATTCATTTTGCTCCTTGGAAAAGTGGCAGGAAATAGCAGATATCTGTTTACAAAATGGCTTTGAAAATTTGTTTAATGACATCATGTTCATTCTTCGATCCCAAGCTGGAGTTTCAGAAATTTCTGAAGATGATTCTATCAACTTAATGGAGCACGTTTTTTGGTAG
- the Clhc1 gene encoding clathrin heavy chain linker domain-containing protein 1 isoform X2, which produces MSFQEVNKHAVLPPIISRSDKEFLESMQRYITTETERVGCNEEGPADEYYTIYRNVFDKFSTTDRKIIFQVIDHVSAYKSILTSIKREYDAFIETIKKGRRTAYYLHGKLKVLAAEPTALVYHQRRAFQLEAKVRIIENNSTVIQLQIDEMKQLRAKYDKKEVKLCASTRQLWRPIPGMTLQESVNLDALNKYKRHLEDKYVKRKKAISTEYVPAQKKADLDEEMVVLLKRRDIAESLNKDLQFRHQRLQVISHTLTAWMKDNLRIPFEDIMEKIQKTNAIFGDEIIVDELFEDDPSKTKEAIIMLYYIERFNELISLGEYEKAACFAANSPRRILQNIGTMNKFKAIGKIRGKPLPLLLFFEAIFSTSQAFKRPINADLTLEGIKCGLSEKRLDLVTHWVTQEKLTFSEKAGDIIFAYGDQNTYQKPSCLALAQLIYNDCGLHKKALLCLCKQGQIHEAMEHIQQFKDFTSDDLIQLITVCPQIELITCLTQERNGKPPLLSFGLAVLHLFSVDMKKVVIKLLQEISKGGKDVVEHLLMSDSFCSLEKWQEIADICLQNGFENLFNDIMFILRSQAGVSEISEDDSINLMEHVFW; this is translated from the exons ATGTCATTCCAAGAAGTAAACAAACATGCAGTTCTCCCTCCTATCATTAGTAGAAGTGACAAGGAGTTTTTGGAAAGCATGCAAAGATACATAACTACAGAAACCGAAAGAGTGGGCTGCAATGAGGAAGGACCTGCTGATGAGTATTACACTATATACCGAAATGTTTTCGAT aaattcagtaccACAGACAGAAAAATCATATTTCAGGTAATAGACCATGTCAGTGCATACAAGTCCATTCTTACTTCAATCAAAAGAGAATATGATGCCTttattgagacaataaagaaaggCCGAAGAACTGCTTATTATCTTCATGGAAAACTTAAAGTTTTGGCAGCAGAGCCCACAGCGTTGGTATACCACCAGAGAAGAGCCTTTCAACTTGAAGCAAA agtgagaattattgaaaataattccACAGTGATTCAGTTGCAAATAGATGAGATGAAACAGCTGAGAGCAAAGTATGACAAGAAAGAAGTGAAGCTCTGTGCTTCTACCAGGCAGCTCTGGAGACCAATCCCAG GGATGACTCTTCAAGAATCTGTCAATTTGGATGCTCTCAATAAATATAAGCGGCATCTTGAAGATAAATATGTAAAACGTAAGAAAGCTATATCAACAGAGTATGTACCAGCACAGAAGAAGGCTGACCTGGATGAAGAAATGGTTGTGTTACTAAAACGCCGAGATATAGCTGAGAGCCTGAACAAAGACCTGCAGTTTCG CCATCAAAGACTGCAGGTTATTTCACACACACTTACTGCATGGATGAAGGATAACTTAAGAATCCCATTTGAAGACATCATGGAGAAAATTCAGAAAACCAATGCAATCTTCG GTGATGAAATCATTGTTGATGAACTATTTGAAGATGACCCAAGCAAGACAAAAGAAGCTATAATTATGCTTTACTACATTGAAAG GTTCAATGAATTAATCTCTCTTGGTGAATATGAGAAGGCAGCTTGTTTTGCAGCAAACAGTCCAAGAAGAATTCTTCAAAATATTGGTACAATGAATAAATTTAAGG ctaTTGGAAAAATTAGAGGAAAGCCTCTCCCATTACTCTTGTTTTTTGAGGCTATATTTAGTACAAGTCAGGCTTTCAAACGTCCTATTAATGCTGACCTAACCCTGGAGGGAATCAAATGTGGACTATCTGAAAAACGGCTTGATTTAGTTACCCACTGGGTCACCCAGGAAAA GCTGACATTCTCTGAGAAGGCTGGGGATATTATTTTTGCTTATGGGGATCAGAACACATACCAGAAGCCAAGCTGTTTGGCTTTAGCTCAGCTCATCTACAATGACTGTGGTCTACACAAGAAAGCTCTTCTTTGCCTGTGTAAACAGGGTCAGATTCATGAGGCCATGGAACATATACAACAGTTCAAGGACTTTACTTCTG ATGACCTGATACAGCTAATAACAGTGTGTCCCCAAATTGAGTTAATTACATGTCTCACTCAAGAAAGGAATGGAAAACCACCACTTTTATCTTTCGGGCTTGCTGTCCTTCATCTGTTTTCTGTGGATATGAAAAAAGTTGTCATCAAGTTACTCCAGGAAATCAGTAAAGGTGGGAAAG atgtaGTAGAGCATCTTCTGATGAGTGATTCATTTTGCTCCTTGGAAAAGTGGCAGGAAATAGCAGATATCTGTTTACAAAATGGCTTTGAAAATTTGTTTAATGACATCATGTTCATTCTTCGATCCCAAGCTGGAGTTTCAGAAATTTCTGAAGATGATTCTATCAACTTAATGGAGCACGTTTTTTGGTAG